Proteins encoded in a region of the Esox lucius isolate fEsoLuc1 chromosome 9, fEsoLuc1.pri, whole genome shotgun sequence genome:
- the mb gene encoding myoglobin, which translates to MADFEMVLSCWGPIEADYNKNGGLVLTRLFAEYPETQKLFPKFAGIAKGDLAGNAAVAAHGATVLKKLGELLKAKGNHGAILKPLATTHANKHKIPLNNFKLITEVICKVMGEKAGLDAGGQEALRRVMSVVIADIDGTYKELGFAG; encoded by the exons ATGGCCGACTTTGAGATGGTTCTGAGTTGCTGGGGGCCAATAGAGGCTGACTATAACAAAAACGGAGGACTGGTCCTGACCCG CCTTTTCGCAGAGTATCCAGAAACACAGAAGTTGTTCCCTAAGTTTGCAGGCATCGCCAAGGGGGACCTGGCTGGCAATGCGGCAGTAGCTGCCCATGGAGCCACTGTGCTCAAGAAGCTGGGTGAGCTGCTTAAGGCCAAAGGCAACCACGGTGCCATCCTTAAACCCCTGGCCACCACCCACGCCAATAAGCACAAGATCCCCCTTAACAACTTCAAG CTGATCACTGAAGTCATCTGCAAAGTGATGGGCGAAAAAGCAGGGCTGGATGCAGGCGGACAGGAAGCCCTGAGGAGGGTGATGAGCGTGGTCATCGCTGACATCGACGGCACCTACAAGGAGCTGGGCTTTGCCGGCTAA
- the serhl gene encoding serine hydrolase-like protein isoform X2 — MIQTLKVVRHLMTKVSNARSEWKFVAVDMAGHGLSSHRPPGVFYTFPAYVADVRRIIEALQWKRFSIIGHSMGGNVAGMFSALYPDMVDSVVLLDSYGFLPTDSKDLHKAMTRGFEEMLQFEKNKEEKSAKVYTYENAVMRLLAANPSLSEQSAHILLERGLTRVEGGVVFTRDYRINLKNIARLSLEQSLELQSRIRARILVVLAEEGFEKMFSEPEQKKFTSVLLQGYKDRQGRVVNVPGDHHVHLNTPENVAQIVTDFLQEEATLQSINTAMDTQSAKL; from the exons atgaTTCAAACTTTGAAAGTAGTCAGACACTTGATGACAAAAGTTTCAAATGCAAGATCAG agtggaAGTTTGTGGCTGTGGATATGGCAGGTCATGGCCTCTCCTCCCATAGACCCCCTGGGGTCTTCTATACCTTTCCAGCTTATGTGGCGGACGTTCGACGAATCATAGAGG CTCTTCAATGGAAGAGATTCTCAATTATCGGACACAGTATGG GTGGCAACGTTGCTGGAATG TTCAGTGCCCTGTATCCAGATATGGTGGACTCAGTGGTTCTCCTGGACTCCTATGGGTTCCTTCCCACAGACTCG AAAGATCTGCATAAGGCAATGACACGGGGATTTGAAGAAATGCTCCAATTTGAGAAGAATAAAGAAGAGAAGTCAGCAAAGGTTTACACCTATGAGAACGCAGTCATGAG GCTATTGGCTGCAAACCCCAGTCTCTCTGAGCAGTCTGCACACATTCTGTTGGAACGAGGCCTCACTCGAGTTGAAGGAG GCGTTGTGTTCACCAGAGATTATCGAATCAACCTG AAAAACATTGCGCGTCTGAGTTTGGAGCAGAGTCTAGAGTTGCAGTCTAGGATTCGGGCTAGAATTCTAGTAGTGCT GGCAGAGGAGGGTTTTGAAAAGATGTTTTCCGAACCTGAACAGAAGAAATTTACTTCAGTGCTACTTCAAGGCTATAAAGACCGACAA GGCAGGGTGGTGAATGTACCTGGCGACCATCACGTCCACCTGAACACCCCAGAGAATGTGGCCCAAATTGTCACTGACTTTCTCCAGGAAGAAGCTACTTTGCAGTCCATCAACACTGCAATGGACACACAGTCTGCCAAGTTATAA
- the serhl gene encoding serine hydrolase-like protein isoform X1 has translation MIQTLKVVRHLMTKVSNARSEFSVLVPWGEIKGKVWGPDNGRPILCLHGWADNCGTFNTLIPLLPKEWKFVAVDMAGHGLSSHRPPGVFYTFPAYVADVRRIIEALQWKRFSIIGHSMGGNVAGMFSALYPDMVDSVVLLDSYGFLPTDSKDLHKAMTRGFEEMLQFEKNKEEKSAKVYTYENAVMRLLAANPSLSEQSAHILLERGLTRVEGGVVFTRDYRINLKNIARLSLEQSLELQSRIRARILVVLAEEGFEKMFSEPEQKKFTSVLLQGYKDRQGRVVNVPGDHHVHLNTPENVAQIVTDFLQEEATLQSINTAMDTQSAKL, from the exons atgaTTCAAACTTTGAAAGTAGTCAGACACTTGATGACAAAAGTTTCAAATGCAAGATCAG AGTTCAGTGTACTGGTGCCTTGGGGAGAAATAAAAGGCAAGGTCTGGGGTCCTGACAATGGGCGTCCTATACTCTGCCTGCACGGGTGGGCTGACAACTGTGGCACTTTCAACACTCTCATTCCACTGCTTCCCAAAG agtggaAGTTTGTGGCTGTGGATATGGCAGGTCATGGCCTCTCCTCCCATAGACCCCCTGGGGTCTTCTATACCTTTCCAGCTTATGTGGCGGACGTTCGACGAATCATAGAGG CTCTTCAATGGAAGAGATTCTCAATTATCGGACACAGTATGG GTGGCAACGTTGCTGGAATG TTCAGTGCCCTGTATCCAGATATGGTGGACTCAGTGGTTCTCCTGGACTCCTATGGGTTCCTTCCCACAGACTCG AAAGATCTGCATAAGGCAATGACACGGGGATTTGAAGAAATGCTCCAATTTGAGAAGAATAAAGAAGAGAAGTCAGCAAAGGTTTACACCTATGAGAACGCAGTCATGAG GCTATTGGCTGCAAACCCCAGTCTCTCTGAGCAGTCTGCACACATTCTGTTGGAACGAGGCCTCACTCGAGTTGAAGGAG GCGTTGTGTTCACCAGAGATTATCGAATCAACCTG AAAAACATTGCGCGTCTGAGTTTGGAGCAGAGTCTAGAGTTGCAGTCTAGGATTCGGGCTAGAATTCTAGTAGTGCT GGCAGAGGAGGGTTTTGAAAAGATGTTTTCCGAACCTGAACAGAAGAAATTTACTTCAGTGCTACTTCAAGGCTATAAAGACCGACAA GGCAGGGTGGTGAATGTACCTGGCGACCATCACGTCCACCTGAACACCCCAGAGAATGTGGCCCAAATTGTCACTGACTTTCTCCAGGAAGAAGCTACTTTGCAGTCCATCAACACTGCAATGGACACACAGTCTGCCAAGTTATAA
- the sept3 gene encoding neuronal-specific septin-3 isoform X1 translates to MSFANHRAPSLPQLPLAQKQPQKPPVPPLLLRLPLSPVVMKKPIRISSFDGQGFHLHSERTHEDGSTTPPVPQPKPSVSSTLPKIRLSPPTTLYTPKPIWKIPDIDQSASAKIPFPNHGVSQTLLIQKSNISPKPPIQATPLESQRTRQSSVLAKERWVRSNPISSHKGQANHGNQCTPKPAVHDILDHEVLIEFATRSGSIKTLSNSGRLGSRADTQKRFPQQAGHSGAHRVKGPKAQAPDLLQARLGLRKKEMMTKSNLGSPLSKEDIFKQKVSSTVSRTTDLVSPSDSVPAREDVVLRSKVPTVVENDSQSIHFQFYSKNGGQNSQDSLAPPKSFKHIQHIKMGLQSQSASVSAGQLLFSQKDYGRISSLPKSQFCEENLPRQLSPGEVKECQISSCPIYAGAKNEFATNMSHLEQSTKTDSEARLQSSGIPSPSRTIKNLQKPKCWNKPQCQIPKTCVQTSEKETNKQIKRSKSSISETCQMVSPTQGLSVITSTQLDTPHSETDKHGQGLYIDPRKNTRSSLVTKPTEPNRDVLHSRTLSKMLSPTQKYNLDANLSTSEMVEGNNFSNKGLWPSCLKPTQSDPPAPTDQERPKINPPEYSSEEWSILWLQTMKRSRQKNTSQVGTGSTEFAEQPSRPQLGCYYRPWEKKISPLSHELDDPLSSMASVTEEADRFCDDITIPSGVYVSTDMSESIIPPEVRPKPAVPAKPPHVVAPSPTAPHGPQGLGGLGGGMGYGGVADRAPGSGHLGGGSTLLGYIGIDTIIEQMRKKTMKAGFDFNIMIVGQSGLGKSTLVNTLFKSQVSRWSSAWGSEFKLPKTVEIKAVSHVIEEGGVKMKLTVIDTPGFGDQINNENCWEPISKYINEQYEKFLKEEVNIARKKRIPDTRVHCCLYFISPTGHSLRQLDIEFMKHLSRMVNIVPVIAKSDTMTPDEKNEFKQRVRKELEVCGIEFYPQKEFDDDMEDKNENDKIREAMPFAVVGSDKEYQVNGKRVLGRKTAWGVIEVENPNHCEFALLRDFLIRTHLQDLKEITHNIHYETYRAKRLNENGGLHPISANDTQESNL, encoded by the exons ATGAGTTTTGCAAACCATCGTGCACCCTCCCTACCTCAGCTGCCCTTGGCTCAAAAACAACCCCAGAAACCTCCAGTTCCCCCATTGCTCCTTCGTCTCCCGCTGTCTCCTGTAGTCATGAAGAAACCCATCCGGATATCGTCCTTTGACGGTCAAGGATTCCATCTTCATTCAGAGAGGACCCACGAAGACGGATCCACAACACCTCCTGTTCCACAGCCCAAACCGAGTGTCTCTTCAACACTTCCTAAGATCAGGCTAAGTCCCCCCACAACACTTTACACTCCAAAGCCGATTTGGAAAATTCCTGATATAGATCAGAGTGCCTCTGCCAAAATTCCTTTCCCAAATCATGGTGTTTCTCAAACGCTTCTTATTCAAAAGTCAAACATCTCTCCGAAACCACCCATCCAGGCAACACCACTGGAAAGCCAGCGCACCAGACAGTCCTCGGTTTTGGCCAAAGAAAGATGGGTCCGCTCAAACCCTATCTCTAGTCATAAAGGTCAGGCTAACCATGGTAACCAATGTACTCCTAAACCTGCTGTCCATGACATACTTGACCATGAGGTTTTAATTGAATTTGCAACTCGCTCTGGGTCAATAAAGACATTGTCTAACTCTGGACGTCTAGGCTCACGGGCTGATACACAGAAGCGTTTCCCCCAACAAGCTGGACATTCAGGGGCTCACAGGGTTAAAGGCCCAAAGGCCCAGGCTCCTGACTTACTGCAGGCCAGGCTAGGACTAAGGAAAAAAGAGATGATGACAAAATCCAACCTTGGGTCTCCTCTTAGTAAGGAGGACATTTTCAAGCAAAAGGTTTCTAGCACGGTCTCGAGGACAACTGATTTGGTGTCTCCGTCAGACAGCGTGCCGGCCAGAGAAGATGTTGTCTTAAGAAGTAAAGTCCCAACTGTTGTTGAAAATGATTCTCAAtcaattcattttcaattttaCTCAAAGAATGGCGGACAGAACTCCCAGGACAGCCTTGCTCCCCCAAAgtcatttaaacacatacaacatATTAAGATGGGACTTCAGTCTCAGTCTGCCAGCGTATCTGCTGGTCAATTGCTTTTCTCTCAAAAGGACTACGGTAGAATTTCCTCACTTCCCAAATCACAATTTTGTGAAGAAAACCTTCCAAGACAATTGTCACCTGGAGAGGTTAAAGAATGCCAAATAAGCAGCTGTCCCATCTACGCAGGTGCAAAAAATGAGTTTGCCACCAACATGTCTCACCTGGAACAATCTACAAAGACAGACTCAGAGGCCAGACTTCAATCTAGTGGCATACCGAGCCCAAGCAGAACTATCAAGAACCTCCAAAAGCCTAAATGCTGGAACAAACCTCAGTGCCAAATTCCAAAGACATGTGTACAGACCAGTgagaaagaaacaaataaacagattaAAAGGTCAAAAAgcagcatctctgaaacatgtCAGATGGTATCTCCAACCCAAGGGTTGTCTGTCATAACATCTACTCAGTTAGACACACCACACAGTGAAACTGACAAACATGGACAGGGCCTGTATATAGATCCTCGCAAAAATACCCGTAGTAGTTTAGTTACAAAACCTACAGAACCTAATCGAGATGTGTTGCACAGCAGAACTCTTTCCAAAATGCTCAGCCCCACACAGAAATATAATTTAGATGCTAACCTATCGACTTCAGAAATGGTAGAGGGCAACAACTTCAGTAACAAAGGACTATGGCCCAGTTGTTTAAAACCAACCCAATCAGATCCGCCAGCACCAACTGACCAAGAGAGGCCTAAAATCAACCCGCCAGAATATTCCTCAGAAGAATGGTCTATTCTCTGGCTTCAGACCATGAAGCGCAGCCGGcagaaaaacacatcacagGTTGGCACCGGTTCAACTGAGTTTGCTGAACAACCATCCCGACCCCAGCTAGGCTGCTACTACAGACCATGGGAGAAGAAAATCTCACCATTATCACATGAATTGGATGACCCTCTTTCAAGCATGGCATCTGTCACTGAAGAGGCAGACAGATTTTGTGATGACATCACCATACCTTCTGGAGTGTATGTGTCAACGG ACATGTCAGAATCCATAATTCCTCCTGAAGTGAGACCTAAACCGGCTGTCCCTGCCAAGCCACCTCACGTGGTAGCGCCATCCCCCACGGCCCCCCACGGACCCCAGGGGTTGGGTGGGCTAGGCGGTGGGATGGGGTACGGTGGTGTGGCTGATCGAGCTCCAGGGTCAGGTCACCTGGGCGGTGGATCCACGCTGCTGGGATACATTGGGATTGACACCATCATCGAGCAGATGAGGAAGAAGACCATGAAGGCTGGTTTCGACTTCAACATTATGATAGTGG GTCAAAGCGGGCTGGGCAAGTCGACACTGGTAAACACGCTGTTCAAGTCCCAGGTCAGCAGGTGGAGCTCAGCATGGGGGAGCGAGTTCAAACTCCCCAAGACGGTGGAGATCAAGGCTGTGTCTCACG TCATTGAGGAGGGTGGAGTGAAGATGAAGTTGACAGTAATTGATACGCCAGGTTTTGGTGATCAGATCAACAATGAGAACTG CTGGGAGCCCATCTCCAAGTACATAAACGAGCAGTATGAGAAGTTCCTGAAGGAGGAGGTCAATATTGCTCGAAAGAAGCGGATCCCCGATACTAGAGTTCACTGCTGCCTCTACTTCATCTCCCCAACTGGACACTC TCTTCGGCAGCTAGACATCGAGTTCATGAAGCATCTCAGCCGCATGGTTAACATTGTCCCTGTAATCGCCAAGTCTGACACCATGACACCAGATGAGAagaatgagttcaaacagagg GTGAGGAAGGAGCTGGAGGTGTGTGGAATCGAGTTCTACCCGCAGAAAGAATTTGATGATGATATGGAAGACAAAAACGAAAATGACAAGATTAGG GAGGCCATGCCCTTTGCAGTAGTGGGCAGTGACAAGGAGTACCAAGTGAATGGCAAACGAGTTCTGGGAAGAAAGACTGCCTGGGGAGTGATAGAAG TTGAAAATCCCAATCACTGCGAATTTGCACTGCTAAGAGATTTTCTAATCAG GACTCACCTCCAGGACCTGAAAGAAATCACCCATAATATCCACTATGAAACGTACCGCGCCAAGAGACTCAACGAGAACGGAGGCCTGCACCCCATATCCGCCAACGACACCCAAGAGAGTAATCTGTAA
- the sept3 gene encoding neuronal-specific septin-3 isoform X2, producing MSESIIPPEVRPKPAVPAKPPHVVAPSPTAPHGPQGLGGLGGGMGYGGVADRAPGSGHLGGGSTLLGYIGIDTIIEQMRKKTMKAGFDFNIMIVGQSGLGKSTLVNTLFKSQVSRWSSAWGSEFKLPKTVEIKAVSHVIEEGGVKMKLTVIDTPGFGDQINNENCWEPISKYINEQYEKFLKEEVNIARKKRIPDTRVHCCLYFISPTGHSLRQLDIEFMKHLSRMVNIVPVIAKSDTMTPDEKNEFKQRVRKELEVCGIEFYPQKEFDDDMEDKNENDKIREAMPFAVVGSDKEYQVNGKRVLGRKTAWGVIEVENPNHCEFALLRDFLIRTHLQDLKEITHNIHYETYRAKRLNENGGLHPISANDTQESNL from the exons ATGTCAGAATCCATAATTCCTCCTGAAGTGAGACCTAAACCGGCTGTCCCTGCCAAGCCACCTCACGTGGTAGCGCCATCCCCCACGGCCCCCCACGGACCCCAGGGGTTGGGTGGGCTAGGCGGTGGGATGGGGTACGGTGGTGTGGCTGATCGAGCTCCAGGGTCAGGTCACCTGGGCGGTGGATCCACGCTGCTGGGATACATTGGGATTGACACCATCATCGAGCAGATGAGGAAGAAGACCATGAAGGCTGGTTTCGACTTCAACATTATGATAGTGG GTCAAAGCGGGCTGGGCAAGTCGACACTGGTAAACACGCTGTTCAAGTCCCAGGTCAGCAGGTGGAGCTCAGCATGGGGGAGCGAGTTCAAACTCCCCAAGACGGTGGAGATCAAGGCTGTGTCTCACG TCATTGAGGAGGGTGGAGTGAAGATGAAGTTGACAGTAATTGATACGCCAGGTTTTGGTGATCAGATCAACAATGAGAACTG CTGGGAGCCCATCTCCAAGTACATAAACGAGCAGTATGAGAAGTTCCTGAAGGAGGAGGTCAATATTGCTCGAAAGAAGCGGATCCCCGATACTAGAGTTCACTGCTGCCTCTACTTCATCTCCCCAACTGGACACTC TCTTCGGCAGCTAGACATCGAGTTCATGAAGCATCTCAGCCGCATGGTTAACATTGTCCCTGTAATCGCCAAGTCTGACACCATGACACCAGATGAGAagaatgagttcaaacagagg GTGAGGAAGGAGCTGGAGGTGTGTGGAATCGAGTTCTACCCGCAGAAAGAATTTGATGATGATATGGAAGACAAAAACGAAAATGACAAGATTAGG GAGGCCATGCCCTTTGCAGTAGTGGGCAGTGACAAGGAGTACCAAGTGAATGGCAAACGAGTTCTGGGAAGAAAGACTGCCTGGGGAGTGATAGAAG TTGAAAATCCCAATCACTGCGAATTTGCACTGCTAAGAGATTTTCTAATCAG GACTCACCTCCAGGACCTGAAAGAAATCACCCATAATATCCACTATGAAACGTACCGCGCCAAGAGACTCAACGAGAACGGAGGCCTGCACCCCATATCCGCCAACGACACCCAAGAGAGTAATCTGTAA